One genomic window of Methanosarcina acetivorans C2A includes the following:
- the pstC gene encoding phosphate ABC transporter permease subunit PstC: MFNRNYKEKTIESVLFSVSALTVVILFLICLFLFRDSLLLFKDTSLMDFLTGKFWYPTSVNRQFGLLPLFFGSLIVTAGAILFAVPLGIASAIYISEIAHPKVADALKPFIEILAGIPSVVFGFFGLVILVPVVQKMFNLPTGQTALTGSIMLGIMALPTIISISEDAISSVPSTLKQGSLALGATRWQTMYKVIVPAAISGISAAVMLGIGRAIGETMTLMMVTGNTAVIPAFPEGILSPVRTMTATIALEMGEVPQGSAHFHALFAVGTVLFIITFLINLIADSIKKRYRFKVD; encoded by the coding sequence ATGTTTAACAGGAATTATAAGGAAAAAACGATCGAGTCGGTGCTGTTCTCGGTAAGCGCCCTTACGGTCGTTATCCTTTTCCTTATATGCCTTTTTTTATTCAGGGACAGTTTACTTCTTTTTAAAGACACGTCCCTTATGGATTTTCTTACGGGAAAATTCTGGTACCCTACATCCGTGAACAGGCAGTTCGGGTTATTGCCTCTCTTTTTCGGTTCTCTTATTGTTACTGCCGGAGCAATCCTTTTTGCAGTACCTCTGGGGATTGCTTCTGCGATTTATATTTCTGAGATTGCACACCCGAAGGTTGCAGATGCTCTGAAACCCTTTATCGAGATCCTGGCAGGGATTCCTTCTGTCGTGTTCGGGTTCTTCGGGCTTGTAATTCTGGTTCCGGTAGTGCAGAAAATGTTTAACCTGCCTACTGGACAAACCGCTCTTACGGGTTCCATCATGCTTGGTATCATGGCGCTTCCCACTATAATTTCTATTTCGGAAGATGCCATAAGTTCGGTCCCCAGCACTCTCAAGCAGGGTTCGCTTGCTCTGGGAGCCACAAGATGGCAGACCATGTACAAGGTCATAGTCCCTGCAGCCATTTCCGGTATTTCAGCCGCCGTAATGCTCGGCATAGGAAGGGCCATAGGGGAGACGATGACTCTCATGATGGTTACCGGAAATACGGCAGTAATCCCGGCTTTTCCCGAAGGTATTCTGAGCCCTGTAAGGACGATGACTGCTACAATTGCACTTGAAATGGGGGAAGTGCCTCAGGGGAGTGCTCACTTCCATGCCCTTTTTGCGGTCGGAACAGTGCTTTTCATCATAACTTTCCTGATTAACCTGATTGCAGATTCGATCAAAAAACGATACAGGTTCAAGGTGGACTGA
- the pstA gene encoding phosphate ABC transporter permease PstA produces the protein MELNSQANENDHKSFRVQGGLGLGLNARTSERIAFVLLGLSAMLVAGFVVIILAYIVYNGYSAINVEFLTEIPRMRMTQGGIYPAIVGTVLLIIGSMAVALPLGILAAVYLNEYAGETRTTWLIEMAINNLAGTPSVVFGLFGLALFVKYFGFGSSILSASLTLSFLIIPVIIRSSQEALIAVPKEYRESSLALGISKWQTIRHVVLPAAIPGIVTGSILSIGRVAGETAPILLTGAAYFLPRLPDSIYSQFMALPYHLFVLATSGTSIVKTRPLQYGTALVLLMIVLGMNAIAVLIRRHYRKKLQI, from the coding sequence ATGGAACTAAATTCACAAGCAAATGAAAATGATCATAAATCTTTTCGGGTGCAGGGCGGACTGGGTCTGGGATTAAATGCAAGAACAAGTGAAAGAATCGCCTTTGTACTTCTTGGGCTTTCAGCAATGCTGGTAGCCGGGTTTGTGGTCATTATCCTTGCCTATATTGTTTACAACGGGTATAGTGCGATTAACGTTGAATTCCTTACCGAGATTCCCCGCATGAGAATGACTCAGGGAGGAATATATCCGGCAATTGTAGGCACTGTTCTCCTCATTATAGGCTCAATGGCTGTAGCTCTTCCCCTGGGGATTTTGGCTGCCGTCTACCTGAACGAATATGCAGGAGAAACACGCACTACCTGGCTTATAGAAATGGCAATTAACAACCTTGCAGGAACCCCCTCCGTGGTGTTCGGGCTTTTCGGGTTGGCTCTGTTTGTTAAGTACTTCGGTTTTGGTTCTTCAATACTGTCGGCTTCCCTCACTCTTTCTTTTCTGATTATCCCGGTGATTATCCGATCCAGCCAGGAAGCCCTGATTGCAGTGCCTAAAGAGTATCGGGAGTCCTCTCTCGCGCTTGGGATAAGCAAATGGCAGACCATAAGGCACGTAGTGCTTCCTGCAGCCATTCCGGGAATAGTAACCGGCTCCATCCTGAGCATCGGAAGGGTTGCAGGGGAAACGGCTCCCATTCTTCTTACGGGTGCCGCCTACTTCCTGCCGAGGCTGCCTGACTCTATATATTCCCAGTTCATGGCTCTTCCCTACCACCTCTTCGTGCTGGCGACCTCCGGGACGAGCATTGTTAAAACAAGGCCCCTTCAGTATGGGACTGCGCTTGTCCTGTTGATGATTGTGCTGGGCATGAAT
- a CDS encoding phosphate ABC transporter substrate-binding protein yields the protein MVNNLKTYAVLTLVVIGLVFLGIGCTGNENSEGSSSVQETSSEGTSEAEAPAAEAQSIFLKGSDTVLPLAQAEAEEFIIEYPEKSVTVTGGGSGVGIAALIDGEVDIATASREMKAEEIEAAEANGITPVETTIAYDGITVIVNPENSVTELTFDQLRGIYNGSISNWKDVGGEDHDIVVISRDSSSGTYEYFKEEVLLEDEYRPDALTQPATGGIVSEVSQNANAIGYIGVAYLDDSVKALSLDAGEGFVAPSSENILSGEYPLARALYFYTDGEPSGLTKEFVDFVLSETGQSLVTEVGYFPVSQ from the coding sequence ATGGTGAATAACTTAAAAACTTACGCAGTCCTGACCTTAGTGGTTATAGGGCTTGTGTTTCTGGGAATTGGTTGTACTGGTAATGAAAATAGTGAGGGGTCTTCTTCGGTTCAGGAAACCTCTTCTGAGGGAACTTCTGAAGCTGAAGCCCCTGCAGCTGAAGCACAGAGCATTTTTCTGAAAGGCTCGGACACAGTTCTCCCTCTTGCTCAAGCTGAAGCTGAAGAATTTATAATTGAGTATCCTGAGAAAAGTGTAACCGTTACCGGGGGCGGATCCGGGGTTGGGATTGCAGCTCTCATTGACGGAGAGGTGGATATTGCTACCGCATCCAGGGAGATGAAGGCTGAAGAAATCGAAGCTGCCGAAGCAAATGGCATCACTCCTGTGGAAACTACTATTGCTTATGATGGTATCACCGTAATTGTAAACCCTGAGAACTCTGTTACTGAACTCACTTTTGACCAGCTTCGCGGAATCTACAACGGGAGCATCAGCAACTGGAAAGATGTTGGCGGAGAGGATCATGATATTGTAGTTATTTCCAGGGACAGCAGTTCTGGAACTTATGAATACTTCAAGGAAGAAGTTTTACTCGAGGATGAGTACAGGCCTGATGCCCTTACCCAGCCGGCTACAGGCGGAATTGTTAGTGAGGTATCTCAGAATGCCAATGCTATCGGCTACATCGGAGTTGCATACCTCGATGACAGCGTGAAAGCCTTAAGCCTGGACGCCGGGGAAGGTTTTGTAGCTCCAAGTTCCGAAAACATCCTCAGCGGTGAATACCCGCTTGCGAGAGCTCTCTACTTCTACACCGACGGGGAACCCTCGGGTCTCACCAAAGAATTTGTAGACTTTGTGCTGAGCGAGACCGGGCAGAGCCTTGTGACCGAAGTCGGGTACTTCCCTGTAAGTCAGTAA